The Megasphaera elsdenii DSM 20460 genome includes the window GCAGCCAAAGGACTACAGGTCAAGACAGCTGCCAGACTGCCGCGCCGAAGGATACGTCTGAATTTACCCATAAAAACCTCCCCCTTTTGCAAAAAAAAGAACGCCTGACCGTAAAAAACGACCAGGCGTCATTGCCAAACATATTAAATTAAATCTAAAGAATTTAAAACTTATAAATTTTAAATTTAAATATATTATAAAAACAAACGTTATACTTGTCAAGAAATTTTATGGTAATTTGAAAAGTTTTTCTGTATTTTCCTTAGCATGGGCTATGAGTTCTTCAACAGATACATCCATATACCCAGCCAACGTCCGAGCCACATAGGTGATGTTATTAGGAACATTCGTCCGAGGCAAGTGGAATCCCCGCGGCGTCAAATAGGGCGCGTCCGTTTCGATGAGGACCCGGTCCAAGGGCAGGATGGACACGGCATCGCGCAGGGGAGCGGCCCGCCGTTCATCACAAATCCAGCCGGTAATACCGATATAAAAACCCAAGTCGAGCATTTTTGCCAGCGTCTTCTTATCACCCGTATAACAATGGACGACGGATTTCGGACAAATCGCTTCATGCCCTTTAAAACAAGCCAGGAAATCGTCAGCTGCGTCCCTTTCGTGCAGGAACAAAGGCTTGTCCAATTCTTCGGCCATAGCAATGAGGGCCTTGAAAAAATGGAGCTGATTCTCTTTCTTAGAATACATGCGATCGTAATCGAGCCCTGTTTCACCGACGGCGACGACTTTCGGATTCGTCATGACGATGCGCCGGATTTCTTCTAAATCTGCATCCGTCGCTTCATCGGCCACATGAGGATGGATACCAGCCGTGCCAAAAGCCGTATGATTGCGGACAAACTGATCGACTAAGCGGTTCTCCCGGGCTTCCGACCCGGTCAAGATGCAACAAATACCATCTGCCGCCGCATCGGCAATGATTTTTTCCGGCTTAGGAAATGATCGGGTAAATAAATTGAGTCCAATATCATAATACTTTATATCCATGTCAGACACCTCGTGAAAATAAGATTCCACGAATATTGTACCAAAAAAACAGGCCCCTGCGTAGCCAAAAAAGAGCACCTAGGAAAATTTCCTAGGTGCTCTCTGTCCAGTAATCTGGCGGAGTGAGAGAGATTCGAACTCTCGCAGGCCTTACGACCTCTAACGATTTAGCAAACCGTCCTCTTCAGCCTCTTGAGTATCACTCCATGCGTCAACTGACTATGTCAGTATACTACGATGGAGCGAGATTGTCAAGTTATTTTTTCAATATATCTTCTACGGCCTTGGTCTTATTGTTCATCATATTCGTATATCCTGGCCGGATATCGGCTTTCAAGACGACTTCTGCCCGCAAGCCCTGGTCGGTCAGGTACTGTGTCGCTTTTTTAACGACAGCCATGACGTCGTCCCATTCGCCTTCGATTTCAGTGAACATGGAATTGGTCCGGTTCGGCAAGCCCGATTCCCGGATGATACGCACGATTTCAGCAACATAAGGGGCAAATTCATCGCCTGTCCCGCACGGCGCAATCGCTACGGCAATTAATGTATTCATGATATTATACCTCCTCTACAGCTAATGGATTCTGGGCAATCGCATCAGGTGTAGCTATATATAATTCGTCGATGAACGCCGTCTGGAAGGAGCCTGTCCCACTGGCATGGGCTGCGGCCTTCGTCCCGGCCAGGTTATAGACAGCGGCCCCGGTAATGGCGGCAATGAAAGGGTCGGCTACGGCAGCATAAACGGCCATGACACCGCCCAGGGAGCAACCCGTCCCGGTAATGCAGGGCATCATTTCTGAACCGCCCTGGGAAAGGACAATCTGTCGGCCATCGGTAATTAAATCTTCTTCTCCAGAAACGGCGACAGCACCGCCTGTCCACTGAGCCAGCGCAGCGGCAGCATGAGCTGCGGAGCGGACGGAATCGGTCGAATCGACGCCGCGCACATCCGACGTGTCCGTACCACCTTCTAAGCCCCATAAGCCGGCCAAAGCAATGATTTCCGATGCATTGCCACGGATGATAGACGGTTTATAGTCCTTGAAGGTCATCAAAAGGTCCGTCCGCATTTGGCCCATGCCAATGGCTACGGGGTCCAGGACCCAAGGTTTTCCTTCTTCATGGAGTACGGCTGCTGTTTTCGGCAGTGTTTCCGCATAAATCGGGAATAAAGTCCCTACGTTGATATACATAGCCGCGCCGGCTTTGGCCATGCTGACGCCTTCGTCAGGTAAATAGACCATCGCAGCCGAACCACCGACAGCCAGCTGAGCATTGGCGACGAAATTAATAGTCACTGTGTTCGTAATGGACGGCGTCAACGGATTCGACGCCTTAGCCAATTTCGCTGCTTCCCGGACGGCATCGCGGATTTCAGATTCAGTCATATTATTACCACCTTTGTCATTTTGCTCTTTCTATTATAGACGTTCTGCCGAGGAAAGGCCAGGGAAATTTAATGGCATTTCCATCGCCTGTATGCGATATCGTAGGGGACGTCCTGATCAAGGCGTCCCGCTGTGAATCGTGGGTATAGTCGGAATTTATGACGAATGACACTCGGTCGTAATACAATCATGCGTCTGTCGCGGCAGTACGCCGCATCTGAGTCCGCGAAAAAAGCCGTGGCTCGTGGTTCGTGGCTCGTAAAAGCGCACCATCATTCCGAATGGGCTGTGGTCAAATATCACAGCGGGCCACCCTTCGGGACGGCCCCTACGAGCTACGAACCACGAACAACTAACAACAAAAAAGCACTAGCCGTCGTCCCACCTATCCAGCCGAATCCAGGGTATCTCTGTCTGGCTGTATACTTTCACACCATCAGGTCACGAGATTCGGCATAAGCGACTCACACGGTTTTGCGCGTCGCAAGGCTCCTTTACTTACCATGCATTACGTGTACATCACATTTCAGGCGGGCCGCCTTACCAGGTCGGCCCCTACGAGCTACGAACCACGAACCACGAATCACAAAAAAGCACTAGCATAAGCTAGTGCTTTTTTCTTTAATCAGCGGCTTCCTATCCTCCCAGGGGGCCTCCCCCCAAGTACTTTCGGCGTTTGCGGGCTTAACTGCTGTGTTCGGCATGGGAACAGGTGGATCCCCGCAGCTATCGCCACTGAATTATATTGTTCAGGATGTTCGTATCCTGACAACTGCATAAAAATGTTTTTCTTAACGGGTCGCCCACATGGCGACCCCTACCATTCGGTAGGATTCTCTGCTTAAGTCAAGTCCTCGGTCTATTAGTACCGGTCCGCTCCGTACATCGCTGTACTTCCACTCCCGGCCTATCAACCACATCGTCTTTGTGGGACCTTACTTGTTAAAACAATGAGAAACCTCATCTCTAGGCTGGTTTCACGCTTAGATGCTTTCAGCGTTTATCCGTCCCCGACGTAGCTACCCAGCTGCACGGCTGGCGCCATGACTGGTACACCATTGGTCGGTCCACTCCGGTCCTCTCGTACTAGGAGCAGCCCCTTTCAAGTTTCTTACGCCCGCGATGGATAGGGACCGAACTGTCTCACGACGTTCTGAACCCAGCTCGCGTACCACTTTAATGGGCGAACAGCCCAACCCTTGGGACCTACTTCAGCCCCAGGATGTGATGAGCCGACATCGAGGTGCCAAACCTCCCCGTCGATATGGACTCTTGGGAGAGATAAGCCTGTTATCCCCAGGGTAGCTTTTATCCGTTGAGCGATGGCAATTCCACTCTCTACCACCGGATCACTAAGCCCGACTTTCGTCCCTGCTCGACCTGTCCGTCTCGCAGTCAAGCTCCCTTCTGCCTTTGCACTCTTCGCGCGGTTTCCGTCCGCGCTGAGGGAACCTTTGGGCGCCTCCGTTACTCTTTCGGAGGCGACCGCCCCAGTCAAACTGCCCGCCTGAGACTGTCCGCAAGCTCGTTACGCTTCTCGTTAGAATTCCAATAAAACAAGGTTGGTATCCCACCAATGGCTCCGCAAATACTGGCGTACTTGCATCTAAGCCTCCCAACTATCCTGTACATCTCTTACCGGAATCCAATCTCAGGTTACAGTAAAGCTCCATGGGGTCTTTCTGTCCAGTCGCGGGTAACCTGCATCTTCACAGGTACTTCAATTTCACCGGGTCCCTCGTTGAGACAGTGCCCAAATCGTTACACCTTTCGTGCGGGTCGGAACTTACCCGACAAGGAATTTCGCTACCTTAGGACCGTTATAGTTACGGCCGCCGTTTACTGGGGCTTCAATTCACTGCTTCGCTTGCGCTAACACTTCCTCTTAACCTTCCAGCACCGGGCAGGTGTCAGCATCTATACATCAGCTTTCGCTTTAGCAGACGCCTGTGTTTGTGGTAAACAGTCGCTTGGGCCTCTCTTCTGCCACCCATCTCCGCTCCGTGCGCTTCTGCACTTCACGTACGCTGGGTTATCCTTTTCCCGAAGTTACGGATATATTTTGCCGAGTTCCTTAACGAGGGTTTTCCCGCGCACCTTAGAATTCTCATCCTGCCTACCTGTGTCGGTTTCGGTACGGGTGCCTGAGTCCTCACTAGAAGCTTTTCTCGACAGTTTAGTGCCAGCCCCTTCGCTTCTGTCTCCAGAAGCTCCCCATCGCATCTCGGCCTCTCGGGAAACGGATTTGCCTGTCTCCCAACCTACCTGCTTGGACGTGCTCTTCCAATCGCACGCGCGCCTTCCTTCCTGTGTCACTCCTTCGCTCAAACGGCCTCAGCCAGTACAGGAATTTCAACCTGTTGTCCATCTCCTACGCGTCTCCGCCTCGGATTAGGTCCCGACTTACCCTGGGACGACGATCGTTGCCCAGGAACCCTTAGGCTTTCGGTGGAAGGGATTCTCACCCTTCTTTTCGCTACTCATACCGGCATTCTCTCTTCCTGCCTGTCCACCTGTCCTTCCGGTCAGGCTTCTCCCATGCAGGAACGCTCCCCTACCCAATTGACTAATGTCAATTGCCAAAGCTTCGGTTCCGTACTTTAGCCCCGGACATCTTCGGCGCAGAGTCTCTCGACCAGTGAGCTATTACGCACTCTTTTAATGGTGGCTGCTTCTGAGCCAACATCCTGGTTGTTTTCGAAATTCCACATCCTTCGCCACTTAGTACGGCATTGGGGACCTTAGCTGTTGGTCTGGGCTGTTTCCCTCTTGACTATGGGCCTTATTACTCACAGTCTGACTCCCATGGATAAGTACAGCCATTCGCAGTTTGATTAGGTTCAGTAGCCGGATAGGCCCCTACCCCGTTCAGTGCTCTACCGCCTGTACTCTCGCCATGAGGCTAGCCCTAAAGCTATTTCGGGGAGAACCAGCTATCTCCACGTTCGATTGGCATTTCACCCCTACCCACATCTCATCCAAAAGCTTTTCAACGCTCACTGGTTCGGTCCTCCACACATTTTTACCTGTGCTTCAACCTGGACATGGGTAGATCACTGTGGTTTCGGGTCTACTCCAACTAACTATACGCCCTGTTCAGACTCGCTTTCGCTTCGGCTCCACGTTTTCCGCTTAACCTCGCTAGCTGAAGTAACTCGCCGGTTCATTCTTCAATAGGCACGCCGTCGCACCTATAAAGTGCTTCGACTGCTTGTAGACATACGGTTTCAGGTTCTCTTTCATTCCCCTCCCGGGGTTCTTTTCACCTTTCCCTCACGGTACTATGCGCTATCGGTCCATATCAGTGTTTCGCCTTGGAGGGTGGTCCCCCCAGTTTCCCACAGGGTTTCTCGTGTCCCGTGGTACTCTGGATCCTGCTCCATGCATTTGCTTACGCCTACGAGGCTCTCACTCTCTCTGGCTGAGCTTCCCAGCTCATTCTGCTTCACTCATGCATTTGATAGCAGTCCACAACCCCGGATTGGTTTCCCATTCCGGTTTGGGCTCTGCCCCGTTCGCTCGCCGCTACTAGGGGTATCTCTGTTGATTCCTTTTCCTCCGGCTACTTAGATGTTTCAGTTCACCGGGTGCCCTTCCTCATAGAGGATGACAGCACTACTGCTGCCGGGTTTCCCCATTCGGAAATCTGCGGGTCAAAGGTTACTTGCACCTCACCGCAGCTTATCGCAGCTTATCGCGTCCTTCTTCGGCTGATATGGCCAAGGCATCCGCCGTACGCCCTTACTTACTTGACTAATTTCTATAAACAAGAATTCAAGGTTCGTTAAGATCTCTTTTTAAAAAGAGGTATTTTCTAACATTTTTATGCAGTTGTCAAGGTACGATTGAGAGGATGACCTCTCAAAACTGAACAATGAATGAATTGCCAAAGCGCCGACTTCTTAGGTTTTCCCTAGAAAGGAGGTGATCCAGCCGCACCTTCCGATACGGCTACCTTGTTACGACTTCACCCCAATCATCGCCCCCACCTTCGACGGCTGGCTCCAAAAGGTTACCTCACCGGCTTCGGGTGTGAATGACTTTCGTGGTGTGACGGGCGGTGTGTACAAGGCCCGGGAACGTATTCACCGCAGTATGCTGACCTGCGATTACTAGCGATTCCTGCTTCATGCAGGCGAGTTGCAGCCTGCAATCCGAACTGGGACTCTGTTTTTGGGGTTTGCTCCGGATCGCTCCTTCGCTTCCCTCTATTAAGAGCCATTGTAGTACGTGTGTAGCCCAAGCCATAAGGGGCATGATGACTTGACGTCATCCCCGCCTTCCTCCGCATTGTCTGCGGCAGTCTCTCCTGAGTCCCCGGCCGAACCGCTGGTAACAGAAGATAGGGGTTGCGCTCGTTGCGGGACTTAACCCAACATCTCACGACACGAGCTGACGACAGCCGTGCACCACCTGTTTTCTTGTCCTCCGAAGAGGAACTGGGTATCTCTATCCATAGCAATCAATGTCAAGGCTTGGTAAGGTTCTTCGCGTTGCGTCGAATTAAACCACATACTCCACCGCTTGTGCGGGCCCCCGTCAATTCCTTTGAGTTTCAGCCTTGCGGCCGTACTCCCCAGGCGGGATACTTATTGCGTTAACTCCGGCACAGAAGGGGTCGATACCTCCTACACCTAGTATCCATCGTTTACGGCCAGGACTACCGGGGTATCTAATCCCGTTTGCTCCCCTGGCTTTCGCGCCTCAGCGTCAGTTGTCGTCCAGAAAGCCGCTTTCGCCACTGGTGTTCCTCCTAATATCTACGCATTTCACCGCTACACTAGGAATTCCGCTTTCCTCTCCGATACTCTAGCATCGCAGTTTCGGTCCCCTCACGGGGTTAAGCCCCGCACTTTTAAGACCGACTTACGACGCCGCCTGCGCGCCCTTTACGCCCAATAATTCCGGACAACGCTTGCCACCTACGTATTACCGCGGCTGCTGGCACGTAGTTAGCCGTGGCTTTCTCTTACGGTACCGTCACTCGTAACGGGTATTGACCGCTACGCCATTCGTCCCGTATAACAGAACTTTACAACCCGAAGGCCGTCATCGTTCACGCGGCGTTGCTCCGTCAGACTTTCGTCCATTGCGGAAGATTCCCCACTGCTGCCTCCCGTAGGAGTCTGGGCCGTGTCTCAGTCCCAATGTGGCCGTTCATCCTCTCAGACCGGCTACTGATCGTCGCCTTGGTGGGCCGTTACCCCTCCAACTAGCTAATCAGACGCAAGCCCCTCCTTCAGCGAAAGCTCCGAAGAGCCTCCCTTTCTTCTCTCTGCCATGCGACAAAAAGAACGTATTCGGTATTAGCAGCCGTTTCCAGCTGTTGTCCCCATCTGAAGGGCAGGTTGCTTACGCGTTACTCACCCGTTTGCCACTCGAATTAATAAGAAGCAAGCTTCTCATCTCTTCTCGTTCGACTTGCATGTGTTAAGCACGCCGCCAGCGTTCGTCCTGAGCCAGGATCAAACTCTCCATGATATATGGAAGAGCTGTTTGGCTCTTGTTTATTGATTGGTATTACTCATTGTTTGACGTTCTATAAAATAGAACCTCGCACTCTGGCGTTCATTCAGTTCATTGTTCAGTTTTCAAAGGTCATCGTTGTCATCACCGGGTGGCGACGACTTGTTTATTTTAACAAACTCGGAAGAGCTTGTCAAGGATTAATTTGAACTTTTTAAAATTCAAAATCCTGCGGCGTCAGGGCCTTGCCCCAACAGCTCATTTAGTGTACTACTATGTAAAGAATATGTCAAGGATTTTTTCAAATCCTTGACGCCGGCCGCGAATCATCGCCTGCGGCGATGTGTTCGTCGTTCATCGTTCGTCGTCAATCCGTAACATCGCCTGGCCGCGATTCCGTAGGGGCCGTCCTGTAAAGGCGGCCCGCTACGCGCCGAGGGCATCCCGAAGCGTCGTTGTCAGTGTAAGGTGCCGTTGTGCAACGGCATCCGTAGGGGCCGTCCTGTGAAGGCGGCCCGCCACGCGCTGAGGGTTTCCCGAAGCGTCGTTGTCAGTTTGGGTCTGCCGCGGCGGTACGCCGCATCTGATTCCGAGAAAAAAGCCGTGGTTCGTGGTTCGTTGCTCGTAAAAGCTCACCATCATTCCGAATAGGCCATGATCAAATATCACAGCGGGCCGCCCTAGCCGGGTCGGCCCCTACGATGGCCCCGGTCGGGGCATTTTTTTACGAGCCGAGGGTTACTCGAGGCAATGTTGTCAGTTTGAGATGCCGCGGTGTAACGGCATCCGTAGAGGCCGCGGCCCGCTACGCGCTGAGGGCTCCCCGAAGCGTCGTTGTCAGTTTGAGGCTGTCGCGGCGGAACGCCGCACCTGAATCCGAGGAAAAAGCCGTGGTTCGTAGTTCGTGGTCCGTGGCTCGTAAAAACCTGCCATTATACTCGGATAGGTGTGGCCGAATCTCGCAGCGGGCCGCCTTTCAGGACGGCCCCTACGATGGCCCCGGTCGGGGCATTTTTTTACGAGCCGAGGGTTACTCGAGGCGATGTTGTCAGTTTGAGATGCCGCTGTGCAACGGCATCCGTAGGGGACGGCCAAAGGGCGTCCCGCTACGCGCTGAGGGCATCCCGAAGCGTCGTTGTCCGTTTGAGTCTGTCGCGGCGGAACGCCGCATCTGAGTCCGAGGAAAAAGCCGTGGCTCGTTGTTCGTGGTCCGTGGCTCGTAAAAACCTGCCATTATACTCGGATAGGTGTGGCCGAATCTCGCAGCGGGCCGCCTTTCAGGTCGGCCCCTACGCATTTTATGCTATATTTTTTGCGCTATATATAGTATAATTATGTCGAGTAGTTGTATTTTATTTTTCCTTATTAGGCAATGAACAGGAGTTGTTACACATGAACAAGAAATGTTTAGCTTTGGCAGCTGCTGCCATGGCAGCTGTGACGTTGGTCGCCGGCTGCGGTTCTTCGGCAGATAAAAAAGACGGCGCTTCAGGTGAACAGAAGACCCTCGTCGTCGGCACGGAACCGACATTCCCGCCTTTTGAATTTACAGAAAACGACAAGTATATCGGTTTTGATATCGACTTGGCCAATGCCATCGGCGAAAAGATGGGCTCCAAGGTCGAAGTCAAGAGCCTCGGTTTCGACGCCCTCATCCCGGCCCTGCGCAGCGGCCAGATTGACATGATTGCTTCCGGCATGGACGCTACGCCGGAACGGCAGAAACAGGTTTCCTTCACGGATCCTTATTTCCATGATGGCTACTCCGTCGTCGTCCGCAAGGACAACACGACCATCAATGGTTTTGATGATCTCAAAGGCCGCACCGTCGGTTCCCAGGTCGGCACGAAGGGCGTAGACCTGGCTACGGAAGCCGGCGCTACGGTCAAACAGTATGACGCCAACAGCCAGGGCTGGATGGAATTGCAGAGCGGTACGTGTGACGCCGTCGTCATCAACACGTCGGTTGCCCTCTATTACATGAAAGAAGGCGGTGATAAGGACCTGAAGATCGTCGGCGATGCCAAGAAAGCCGATGCCGGCATCGCAATGGCTGTTTCCAAAGATAAACCGGAACTCCTGGAAAAAGTCAACAAGGCCCTGGCCGACCTCAAAGCCGACGGGACTTACGCCAAACTGTACAAAAAATGGTTCGGCATAGACCCCAAGGAATAATCCATGTATAAAGCCTACGTATTCGATTTCGACTACACCCTGGCAAATTCGGAAAAAGGTATCGTCATGTGCTTCCAGCTCCTCTTCGAAGCCGAAGGCTATGACGGTATCCACGAAGAAGCTATCCGCCGCACGATCGGCATGACCATGTACGACGCCATGGCCAGCCTGACCGGAGAAACGGACCCGGCCCGCATCCAGGCCTTGACTACGGAATACAAGGTCCGCTTCTCCGATAAATACATGACGGCCAATACCCACCTCTATCCGCAGACCCTGCCGACGCTCCGCGCCCTGAAAGAGTCCGGTGCCCTGTGCTGCATCGTCTCGACCAAGACCCGGTCGCGCATCGGTGAAACGCTGCGGAAGTATCAGATGGAAAGCCTCATCGACCTCGTCGTCGGCATGGAAGACGTCGCCCAGGCAAAACCCGCCCCGGACGGAATCAACGCCGTCTGCCGCCATTTCGGGCTGGACAAGAAAGACGTCCTCTATATCGGTGACAACACGATCGATGCCAAAGCGGCCCAAAACGCAGGCGTCGCCTTTGCCGCCGTGACGACAGGCACGACGACGAGCCAGGAATTTGCTCCCCTGCCCCATGTGGCAATCATGAAGGATCTCAGTGAAATCCTTACTATTCCCTAATGGAGGAACCTATTATGATGAAGAAAAAAGTTACGACCCTCGTCGCTGCCTCCCTGGCAGCCCTGACCCTTCTCTCCGGCTGCGGCTCGAATGGTACAGCCGACAAAAAAGACGGTGCTGCCAAAGGTGACAAGACCCTCATCGTCGGCACGGAACCGACGTTCCCGCCCTTTGAATTCACGGAAAACGAAAAAGACGTCGGTTTCGACATCGACCTGGCCCAGGCCGTCTGCGACAAACTGGGCTACAAGATGGAAGTCAAGAACCTCGGCTTCGATGCCCTCATCCCGGCCCTGAAGAGCGGCCAGATTGACCTCATCGCTGCCGGCATGGACGCTACGGATGAACGGAAGAAACAGATCGACTTCACCGACGTCTACTACCAGGGCGGCTACACCATCGTCGTCCCGACGGGCAATACGGACATCACCGGCTATGACTCCATCGCCGGTAAGACCGTCGGCGCTCAGGTCGGTTCCAAAGCAGCCGACTACGCCCGTGAACACGGTGCCAACGTCAAGGAATTTGACACCAATACCCAGGGCTGGATGGAACTGGAAGCCGGCACGTGTGACGCGGTCTCCATCGATAAAGCCGTCGCCCAATATTACCTCCAGCAAGGTGGTAAAGACAAGCTCAAAATCGTCGGCGAAGCCATTACGTCCCGCGGCGTAGCCATGGGCATCAGCAAGGATAAACCGGAACTGAGCAAGCAGGTCAACGAAGCTTTGAAGGAACTCAAAGCGGACGGAACGTATGCTAAGATTTATAAGAAATGGTTCGGCGAAGAACCGAAGCAGTAAAAAAAGGCGCTGTCGCATGAAGACAGCGCCTTTTTGAGTTTTAAGTTTGTAGTTTTTAGTTTGCAGCAATAAGGCAAAAGAATCTCTCCGGCCCGTTGGGCCACCTCCCCTATGAGGGGAGGCTTTGCGAGCCACGAACCACTTATTTTTTATCCTTCTGCTGGAGTTTGGCCAAGCGGTCTTTCAGGGATGTGAACTCACCCTGGTTGTCGGACTGGAGTTCGGCTTCGGGTTGGATGGTCGTGTCTTTGTAGGCGGCTTTCCGTTTAGCTGCTTCTGCAGCGGCAGCAGTTCGTTTTTCTTTGGCAGTCCGTTCGGCCTGGACGGCTTCGCGGATGGGCTGGAGTTTATTGTCCGGGACGACGAGGAAGCGGACCGGCAGGTT containing:
- a CDS encoding basic amino acid ABC transporter substrate-binding protein, which encodes MNKKCLALAAAAMAAVTLVAGCGSSADKKDGASGEQKTLVVGTEPTFPPFEFTENDKYIGFDIDLANAIGEKMGSKVEVKSLGFDALIPALRSGQIDMIASGMDATPERQKQVSFTDPYFHDGYSVVVRKDNTTINGFDDLKGRTVGSQVGTKGVDLATEAGATVKQYDANSQGWMELQSGTCDAVVINTSVALYYMKEGGDKDLKIVGDAKKADAGIAMAVSKDKPELLEKVNKALADLKADGTYAKLYKKWFGIDPKE
- a CDS encoding MTH1187 family thiamine-binding protein, whose amino-acid sequence is MNTLIAVAIAPCGTGDEFAPYVAEIVRIIRESGLPNRTNSMFTEIEGEWDDVMAVVKKATQYLTDQGLRAEVVLKADIRPGYTNMMNNKTKAVEDILKK
- a CDS encoding basic amino acid ABC transporter substrate-binding protein, with protein sequence MKKKVTTLVAASLAALTLLSGCGSNGTADKKDGAAKGDKTLIVGTEPTFPPFEFTENEKDVGFDIDLAQAVCDKLGYKMEVKNLGFDALIPALKSGQIDLIAAGMDATDERKKQIDFTDVYYQGGYTIVVPTGNTDITGYDSIAGKTVGAQVGSKAADYAREHGANVKEFDTNTQGWMELEAGTCDAVSIDKAVAQYYLQQGGKDKLKIVGEAITSRGVAMGISKDKPELSKQVNEALKELKADGTYAKIYKKWFGEEPKQ
- the thiM gene encoding hydroxyethylthiazole kinase is translated as MTESEIRDAVREAAKLAKASNPLTPSITNTVTINFVANAQLAVGGSAAMVYLPDEGVSMAKAGAAMYINVGTLFPIYAETLPKTAAVLHEEGKPWVLDPVAIGMGQMRTDLLMTFKDYKPSIIRGNASEIIALAGLWGLEGGTDTSDVRGVDSTDSVRSAAHAAAALAQWTGGAVAVSGEEDLITDGRQIVLSQGGSEMMPCITGTGCSLGGVMAVYAAVADPFIAAITGAAVYNLAGTKAAAHASGTGSFQTAFIDELYIATPDAIAQNPLAVEEV
- a CDS encoding HAD family hydrolase; the protein is MYKAYVFDFDYTLANSEKGIVMCFQLLFEAEGYDGIHEEAIRRTIGMTMYDAMASLTGETDPARIQALTTEYKVRFSDKYMTANTHLYPQTLPTLRALKESGALCCIVSTKTRSRIGETLRKYQMESLIDLVVGMEDVAQAKPAPDGINAVCRHFGLDKKDVLYIGDNTIDAKAAQNAGVAFAAVTTGTTTSQEFAPLPHVAIMKDLSEILTIP
- a CDS encoding TatD family hydrolase yields the protein MDIKYYDIGLNLFTRSFPKPEKIIADAAADGICCILTGSEARENRLVDQFVRNHTAFGTAGIHPHVADEATDADLEEIRRIVMTNPKVVAVGETGLDYDRMYSKKENQLHFFKALIAMAEELDKPLFLHERDAADDFLACFKGHEAICPKSVVHCYTGDKKTLAKMLDLGFYIGITGWICDERRAAPLRDAVSILPLDRVLIETDAPYLTPRGFHLPRTNVPNNITYVARTLAGYMDVSVEELIAHAKENTEKLFKLP